Genomic DNA from Archangium lipolyticum:
GTGGACGCGTCACTGGGCGGAACGCCCGGCGCATCCCCGGCACACGCGACGAGCATCGCGACCAGGAGACAACCCGGTACTCGCGACCAGCCTGGGGGCAACATGACACGAACCTTTCCGGACTCCGGTGCCGGCACCACAGGAGCCCGTCTGGGCGGTGGGAGCAGTGGGGGCTACTTCAGCGGGGTGGTGCAGCCCTTGCCGTAGTTCTGCAGGGCAATGTTGCGGTCGAAAACGTTGATGACGGCGTCGCCGTTGAGGTCGAGCGCGGGGGCGGCGGGGGGCACCGTCTGGCCCATGGCCGCGGTGATGAGGTTGATGTCGTCGGTATTCACGCAGCCGTTACCGTCGACATCGCCCACCACGATGACGCCGCCGCTGACCACCAGGCCGTAGTCCGCATCCAGCGCGGCCGTCTCCACATGGGCGTCCTGGACGATTTCGTCGCCCAGCACCTCCACCTTCCACTTACCGGCCACGGGGTTCTGGATGAACACGTTCTCCACCGTGTCGATGGTGTTGGACGTTCCCCCCTGGGTGGAGAAGTTGCCCGCCGTCAGGCCGTGGTTGCCCCAGTAGACGGTGCCGTTGGGAGCCGTCACGCGGAGCGACAGATCGTTGATGCGCGCCTGGGCCGCGCCGACGGTGCCCATCGGGTCGGTGAAGACGAGCGTGACGTTCAGTTCCGTCTCACCGGACAGGACGGTGACGTCGTACGTCTTGACACCCAGCGGAGTGAGGAGGTCCGTCTCGTCGATGACGCTCGTCTTCGGGGCGCGATCGTAGAGGCGCCGGATGTCGGCGGTGCCCCAACCCTGTTTATAACGGTCGATGTCCGAGTTGGAGCCGCCGGCCAGCCAGTTGTAGCGCCAGGCGTTGTTGATCATCAGCGCCTTGGCGGTGGCCATCTGCGGGCGGCTGGCGAACACGTCCGCCTTGCCGCCGAAGCCACTCCAGACGCTCTCGTGCCACATCTGGAAGAGCAGGCCGAAGTGGCCCGCCGTTTGCGGTGTAGCGGAGCTGGTACCGCCGAACTGGGTGTAGTTGGTGTTGCCGCTGCCAGTCGCCGACTCGATGGAGTCGTAGAAGTAGGACAGGTCCGGCTTGATGCGGCCGTCCGCCGCGGGGCCGATGCTGCCGGTGTAGCCCCAGCGGTCATCCGCGCGGTTGGAGGTGTTCTGGTGCTGGAACGCGCCCACGGAGACGATGTTCTTCGCCCACGCCTGCGGGCGTGAGTTCCGGCTGCCCAGATTGCTCTGCGACTGCGTGCTGAGGATGGGATGCTTGAAGAGGTAGTCGTCCACCTCGGCGGAGAGGGTGGTGTAGGCGGTGCCCTGGGCGCTCCCCACGCTGGAGGTCTGGAACACGGCACGGTAGGGCCCGGCCGGATCGATGAGCTCCTTGTTGATGTCGTAGCGGGACCTGGTGCCACCGAACTGAGTGGACTCGCTGTAGCGGAAGAAGATGCCCTGACCGCTGGGAAGCATGCCACGCGCAGCCTGGTTCACGCCCCGGGCGAAGTTGTTACTGTAGCAACTGGTGCCGTGATAGCTGCTGCTCGTGGTGCCAGCGCTGTGGATGATGGGTGCGGTGGCCCACTCCTGGTGGGTGGTGAGTAGCTCGGTGTCGAAGATTTCCCCGCGCACGCCCTGCCCCGTCCAGCCCTTGAGCCCCTCCAGGTAGTTGGCGCCGCCCAGGTTGCGGACGATGTCCATGTCCACGCCACCGGGGCCACCCCACCGGTCGATGAACTGCACCGCGTTGGAGCGAGCCACCTGGCGTAGCTGGTCCGCGTTGAGCGTGGCCTCCACGCGCAGGCCGCCCGGCTCGACGAGGTCCACCGTGCCACCGAGCCGCCGAACCAGGGCGGCCACCTGCCCCTGCCGCCCGGTGCCGCCCTCACCCAGCATGATGGAGTAGCGCTGCGGTGCCAATTCCGGCGCCAGCCCCATCAGGGAGTCCCGCAGCTCGCGCTCCAGCCGGTACTCGGGGTGGTAGGGCCCTACCCAGCGCACGTAGGGTAGTTCCGCCACGCGCTTCCGCGCGTCCGCGTCCATGTCCACCACGAAGGTGTGGTCCGTGAGAAAGCGCAGCACCTTGCCGCCCTGGCGCTGGATGGCCTCACGAAACTCCGGCAGCGGCGTCCCGAGAAACTGCACCAGGTGCAACGTGTTATCTGGATCCGCGGCGAGGAGACCGGTGGCCAGCGGCTGCGAGCCCTGGAGCGGATCGAACTGCGCCGCGTCCAGACGTACCAGGTAGCTTGTATCCCTGACACGGCCGAGCGTCTCCGTCCCGCCACGCGTATAGGCCGTGTAGGCCTGGTGTGTCCCGTTCGTTTGCAATTCCTGCCACGTATGCAGTTGGATGGCTGTGTCGGGAACCTGGCGGGAGCGCAGCGCCAAGACAGGCCTGTCGGTGTGGTGGAACACGAGCCCGGCCGGTGTAACGAGCGAGTAACCCCTGGCGCCACCCGCGGCGACATCCCGCGAACCCGTGACGAGCACCGCCGGAGGCAGCGAGACGCCGCGCACGGAGGCGGGCGGCTTCTTCGCGTCGGACGGGCCCGCGACGGCGGACAGAGGGGCAACAAGGGCACAGCCCACCACCAGCGCCCCCATTGGGCGCACTCTGCCTGCAGGCCACGTGGACGACTTTCGCATGTGTCGGTGCTCCTGATGTTGAGTGCCAGTGCGCGTCCGTCGACGATGCGCCGCCCTACCGCACTCGTGACACTGGCAACCACTACCGTCGAGCCAGCGCTCGCGAGCAACCCGTTGCGCTCTTCGTGCTACCGCACACTTTGATCTCGGAAGAGTCCAACAATCCGGTGCTAAGCGAGAAGGATTTCTAAAGCAGCTATTATATGCCTGTCAACTGATGCAACCATGTTCCATTCGTAGCGTGATTTTCTTCCCAGCCACCCCATATCCTCGCAACTCTTCTCGCAGGCACGGAGCTGTTCTTTCTCACCGGATTGGAACTTCAGGTACAGCACTTGTGTCGCGCCTGCTCCGTCTTTTTTGACGAACAGTTGCATGGCTTTGACATTGCCATTCACGCCAAAATCATTCCGTATGCCACTCGATCCGCAGGCCCGGAACTTCCTCGCCACGGTCGCCGACATGCCCCGCTCGATACCCGCACCGTCGAGGAGAACCGGGCGCAGTTGGCAATGGTCGCGCCGTTGACCGGGACGGGACATTGCCCGCCATTCGGGGGCGGTGGTGGTGTCGGTCGACTACCGCCGTTCCCCAGAACACCCCTTCCTGGCGGCCTACGAGGACTGACTGGCCGTCACGCGTGCCCTGCTGGACGGCGGCGCGAGGCTCGGCACGGACCGGACGCGGGTCGCCGTCGCGGGTGACAGTGCGGGCGGCAACCTCGCGGCGACCGTGGCCCAGGGCCTGCGGGGCACGTCCCCGGGACTCGTCCATCAGGTGCTCATCTATCCCCTCACCGATGCGCGCGTGGGCCGGACGCCCAGCTACGCGGAGTTCAGCGAGGGTCACCTCATGACCCGCCGCCACATCGAGTATTTCCTGAAGGCCTACGCGGTGGCGCTGCGCGCAGCGGGCGTCCCGGCCGAGTACCGGTGCTTCGCGGGCCAGGTCCATCCGTTCGTCCTGCTGGCCGGTCTCATCGACGCCGCGCACGACGCCCGACGGCTGATGGGCGAGCGGCTGCGCGAGGCGTTCGGCGGCTGAGAATCAGAAGTCGAGGGTCGCGGTCTGTGCGCGCGAACAGTCCGTGACCTTCATCTTGACCGTCTTGACCACCCCCTGCTCGGGCGTGGTGCCCGAGGCCGGCACATTGTTGAGCTCAACCTGGCTCATCTGGCTCCCCTGCCCCGGACATGCGCGCTGCGCGGGGCAAGGGAGCCGGTGCAATCAGGGAACGAACTTCCACGTCTGGGTCACCGCGGGCTTGAAGCAGTGGACGTGGACGGTGGTGGTGCTGGGCACCTCCTGGAGGACTCCCGCCCCGTAGCCACGCGACTGGCACCACTTGCTGACCTCCAGCCGCGACTCCGCGGAGGTGAGGTTGCCCGCGTTGGAGGCGGGCCCGAGCACCGACCGGGGAACGTCCTGCATGAGCCCCGAGTTGAAGCAGCCCACCCAGGGCCGGGAGGTCATCTCGAAGATCTGCCCGGTCGTCCAACCCAGGCCCTGGCACCACCGGTGGGCGGCGGCGGAGCAGTCGGTGGACTGTGAGAACCGCTCATCCGTGCATCCCGAGTGACGGCGCGCCAGCTCCTCGAAGGTCACCCCCAGGCTCTGGTGCTGGATGGGAGCGCAGGCCACGTTGACCTCCGTGCTGGTGGCGGAGGCGGGAACGCCCAGCAGGGAGATGGGCGGGCGGTTGCCGATGACCTGCTGGAGGGTCTCGTAGAAGTTCGAGGCGCTGCTCAGCGCGTCATCGGCTCCGCGCTGGGCGCAGACGCGGTGCATGGACACGGCGCATGCCTGCGAGCCCAGCGCCGAGACACTGTTGCACGCGGGGTGCTGCTGATTCATGACGAACTGGCCTCCGGTGGGCTCCTCCTGGATGGCGGCCTCCTTGCAGTCCGCACCCATCGTCGTCAGGCAGATGCTGCGGTTGGAGCGCGCGTTGGTGAAGAAGCGCACCTCGTCGATGGCGCCCTTGAACGAGCCCTCCCCTGTCGCCGGGCAGCTCTGGGTGTCCAGGTTCGAGCCCGCGCCGATGAAGAGGGAGCCCGTGCCCAGCCGGAAGGAGCCGGGAGCGGTGGGCAGCGCGCGCCCCGTGGCCTTGCCGTTGAT
This window encodes:
- a CDS encoding S8 family serine peptidase, whose protein sequence is MGALVVGCALVAPLSAVAGPSDAKKPPASVRGVSLPPAVLVTGSRDVAAGGARGYSLVTPAGLVFHHTDRPVLALRSRQVPDTAIQLHTWQELQTNGTHQAYTAYTRGGTETLGRVRDTSYLVRLDAAQFDPLQGSQPLATGLLAADPDNTLHLVQFLGTPLPEFREAIQRQGGKVLRFLTDHTFVVDMDADARKRVAELPYVRWVGPYHPEYRLERELRDSLMGLAPELAPQRYSIMLGEGGTGRQGQVAALVRRLGGTVDLVEPGGLRVEATLNADQLRQVARSNAVQFIDRWGGPGGVDMDIVRNLGGANYLEGLKGWTGQGVRGEIFDTELLTTHQEWATAPIIHSAGTTSSSYHGTSCYSNNFARGVNQAARGMLPSGQGIFFRYSESTQFGGTRSRYDINKELIDPAGPYRAVFQTSSVGSAQGTAYTTLSAEVDDYLFKHPILSTQSQSNLGSRNSRPQAWAKNIVSVGAFQHQNTSNRADDRWGYTGSIGPAADGRIKPDLSYFYDSIESATGSGNTNYTQFGGTSSATPQTAGHFGLLFQMWHESVWSGFGGKADVFASRPQMATAKALMINNAWRYNWLAGGSNSDIDRYKQGWGTADIRRLYDRAPKTSVIDETDLLTPLGVKTYDVTVLSGETELNVTLVFTDPMGTVGAAQARINDLSLRVTAPNGTVYWGNHGLTAGNFSTQGGTSNTIDTVENVFIQNPVAGKWKVEVLGDEIVQDAHVETAALDADYGLVVSGGVIVVGDVDGNGCVNTDDINLITAAMGQTVPPAAPALDLNGDAVINVFDRNIALQNYGKGCTTPLK